The sequence below is a genomic window from Deltaproteobacteria bacterium.
GATGGACATCACCCGCGGGAGCCTCGCTCATGTGAACGCCTCATTGCCGCAGAGGGAGCGAACAGGCATCGGTTCAAAAATCTGTCCAGGCCGGCGCAAGATTTTTCACCATAATGACCAAGTCGTCAGCATTGCCGTGTGCATCTTTGCGCAGATCAGGAATCACCGCCTCACGCACAAAGTCGAGGTGACGCAGGGCACGAATGGCTGCTGCTTCGCTGGCGGCGATCTCAGCCACGAGCTTTTCCAGGCCGAGCCCAGTGGCCAACTGGATGAGGTCCAATACCATCCAGGTTCCTAACCGCCGGTTACGTGCGCTTGGATCGATGACCAAGCGAATCTCACCAATGTGTGCACTGCCACCGTGACGATGGCGGTGCAGCGTCGCGTCGCCAACTATCTGGTCATCAGACAGTGCGATAATCGGAATTACTCGTTCATAGTTCACGCCAGTCGCCCAGCTCCGCACCACCGCGGCATCACTGACATCGTGGCGCAGATACCAGCGATCTCCTGCCGGCACGCGTTGAAAGAAGCGGACGAGTCGCTCAGCGTCA
It includes:
- a CDS encoding GNAT family N-acetyltransferase, giving the protein MLDEYPKDIVLKDGTAVTLRPLQQGDAERLVRFFQRVPAGDRWYLRHDVSDAAVVRSWATGVNYERVIPIIALSDDQIVGDATLHRHRHGGSAHIGEIRLVIDPSARNRRLGTWMVLDLIQLATGLGLEKLVAEIAASEAAAIRALRHLDFVREAVIPDLRKDAHGNADDLVIMVKNLAPAWTDF